A single Corvus hawaiiensis isolate bCorHaw1 chromosome 26, bCorHaw1.pri.cur, whole genome shotgun sequence DNA region contains:
- the MAPK15 gene encoding mitogen-activated protein kinase 15 isoform X3 translates to MSPPEVEPLVCRKYEIKRRLGKGAYGIVWKAIDRKTGETVAVKKIFDAFRNRTDAQRTFREIMFLQKFGEHPNIIKLLDVIQAENDKDIYLIFESMETDLHAVIKKGNLLKDIHKCYIVYQLLRATKFIHSGNVIHRDQKPSNILLDAQCCVKLCDFGLARSLCQLSEDQPTPALTEYVATRWYRAPEILLASRNYTKGVDMWSIGCILGEMLLGKPLFPGTSTMNQIEQILRVIPAPSPEDILALQSEYKASVINHMSSRQRVAFEEIFPSSTPLPALDLLKKLLVFNPDKRLTAEEALRHPYVNRFHCPSREPSLDFDVILPLGDDVQLSVAEYRNKLYEMILEKKSKSLPKEQGQRENIQLSQSESSTLLSGFSSVAVPTRKGQQEPTPPLLNPSHMHTGATAGVQPIGSSQSKDLARTVCQRSQTSVMMYNPITHTTVQRNANPGAGIRNCSAPPQQSRIPNNGKLGRQITQPNTRLSPTSVQSLYNKAKFHEILLLRHREGVASLQWDYRKLYIPVSMLILDMFSSLT, encoded by the exons ATGAGCCCGCCCGAGGTGGAGCCGCTCGTGTGCCGCAAATACGAGATCAAGAGGCGCCTGGGCAAGGGG GCCTATGGCATTGTCTGGAAAGCAATTGACCGCAAGACAGGAGAAACAGTTGCTGTTAAAAAGATTTTTGAtgctttcagaaacagaacagaCGCTCAG AGAACATTTCGAGAGATTATGTTCCTGCAG AAATTTGGAGAACATCCAAATATCATCAAGCTGCTCGATGTTATCCAAGCAGAGAATGACAAGGACATCTACCTCATCTTCGAGTCCATGG AGACAGATTTACATGCTGTGATTAAGAAGGGGAATTTGCTGAAAGACATCCACAAGTGTTACATTGTCTACCAGCTCCTGAGGGCAACTAAATTCATCCACTCAGGGAATGTTATTCACAGGGATCAGAAG CCTTCCAATATCCTGCTGGATGCACAGTGCTGTGTGAAGCTGTGTGACTTCGGCCTGGCCCGTTCCCTGTGCCAGCTGAGTGAGGACCAGCCCACCCCTGCACTGACCGAGTATGTGGCCACACGCTGGTACCGAGCCCCCGAGATCTTACTGGCCTCTCGCAA TTACACTAAGGGTGTAGACATGTGGAGCATTGGCTGTATTCTTGGCGAGATGCTGCTTGGAAAGCCTCTTTTTCCTGGGACATCAACAATGAATCAAATAGAGCAGATCCTGAGGGTCATCCCTGCTCCGTCCCCAGAAG ATATTTTGGCTCTGCAGTCAGAGTACAAGGCCTCAGTTATTAACCACATGAGTTCCCG GCAGCGAGTAGCATTTGAGGAGATTTTCCCATCCTCTACTCCATTGCCTGCCTTGGATCTGCTGAAGAAACTTCTGGTATTTAACCCTGACAAACGGCTCACAGCAGAGGAGGCTCTGCGGCATCCTTATGTGAACAG ATTCCACTGTCCTTCTAGGGAGCCCTCTTTGGATTTTGATGTGATCCTTCCTTTGGGTGATGATGTCCAGCTGTCTGTGGCAGAATATCGAAATAAATTATATGAG aTGATCCTTGAAAAGAAGTCAAAGAGCCTTCCAAAGGAGCAAGGGCAGAGAGAAAACATTCAGCTGAGCCAGTCTGAATCCAGCACACTTCTCTCAGGTTTCAGCTCAGTGGCTGTACCTACCAGGAAAGGCCAGCAAGAACCAACACCCCCTCTTCTAAACCCTTCACATATGCACACTGGAGCCACAGCTGGGGTCCAGCCAATAGGATCCAGCCAGAGCAAGGATTTGGCCAGAACTGTGTGTCAGAGGTCACAGACTAGTGTGATGATGTACAACCCCATCACACACACCACTGTGCAGA gaaATGCAAATCCTGGTGCTGGGATCAGGAACTGTTCTGCACCACCTCAACAGTCCAGAATCCCCAACAATGGGAAACTAGGGAGACAAATCACACAGCCAAACACTCGGCTCTCTCCTACCAGTGTGCAGAGCCTTTACAAT
- the MAPK15 gene encoding mitogen-activated protein kinase 15 isoform X4, producing MSPPEVEPLVCRKYEIKRRLGKGAYGIVWKAIDRKTGETVAVKKIFDAFRNRTDAQRTFREIMFLQKFGEHPNIIKLLDVIQAENDKDIYLIFESMETDLHAVIKKGNLLKDIHKCYIVYQLLRATKFIHSGNVIHRDQKPSNILLDAQCCVKLCDFGLARSLCQLSEDQPTPALTEYVATRWYRAPEILLASRNYTKGVDMWSIGCILGEMLLGKPLFPGTSTMNQIEQILRVIPAPSPEDILALQSEYKASVINHMSSRQRVAFEEIFPSSTPLPALDLLKKLLVFNPDKRLTAEEALRHPYVNRFHCPSREPSLDFDVILPLGDDVQLSVAEYRNKLYEMILEKKSKSLPKEQGQRENIQLSQSESSTLLSGFSSVAVPTRKGQQEPTPPLLNPSHMHTGATAGVQPIGSSQSKDLARTVCQRSQTSVMMYNPITHTTVQRNANPGAGIRNCSAPPQQSRIPNNGKLGRQITQPNTRLSPTSVQSLYNSTPLCISGGRCPCPWQGCGTKWSFCIQLIQI from the exons ATGAGCCCGCCCGAGGTGGAGCCGCTCGTGTGCCGCAAATACGAGATCAAGAGGCGCCTGGGCAAGGGG GCCTATGGCATTGTCTGGAAAGCAATTGACCGCAAGACAGGAGAAACAGTTGCTGTTAAAAAGATTTTTGAtgctttcagaaacagaacagaCGCTCAG AGAACATTTCGAGAGATTATGTTCCTGCAG AAATTTGGAGAACATCCAAATATCATCAAGCTGCTCGATGTTATCCAAGCAGAGAATGACAAGGACATCTACCTCATCTTCGAGTCCATGG AGACAGATTTACATGCTGTGATTAAGAAGGGGAATTTGCTGAAAGACATCCACAAGTGTTACATTGTCTACCAGCTCCTGAGGGCAACTAAATTCATCCACTCAGGGAATGTTATTCACAGGGATCAGAAG CCTTCCAATATCCTGCTGGATGCACAGTGCTGTGTGAAGCTGTGTGACTTCGGCCTGGCCCGTTCCCTGTGCCAGCTGAGTGAGGACCAGCCCACCCCTGCACTGACCGAGTATGTGGCCACACGCTGGTACCGAGCCCCCGAGATCTTACTGGCCTCTCGCAA TTACACTAAGGGTGTAGACATGTGGAGCATTGGCTGTATTCTTGGCGAGATGCTGCTTGGAAAGCCTCTTTTTCCTGGGACATCAACAATGAATCAAATAGAGCAGATCCTGAGGGTCATCCCTGCTCCGTCCCCAGAAG ATATTTTGGCTCTGCAGTCAGAGTACAAGGCCTCAGTTATTAACCACATGAGTTCCCG GCAGCGAGTAGCATTTGAGGAGATTTTCCCATCCTCTACTCCATTGCCTGCCTTGGATCTGCTGAAGAAACTTCTGGTATTTAACCCTGACAAACGGCTCACAGCAGAGGAGGCTCTGCGGCATCCTTATGTGAACAG ATTCCACTGTCCTTCTAGGGAGCCCTCTTTGGATTTTGATGTGATCCTTCCTTTGGGTGATGATGTCCAGCTGTCTGTGGCAGAATATCGAAATAAATTATATGAG aTGATCCTTGAAAAGAAGTCAAAGAGCCTTCCAAAGGAGCAAGGGCAGAGAGAAAACATTCAGCTGAGCCAGTCTGAATCCAGCACACTTCTCTCAGGTTTCAGCTCAGTGGCTGTACCTACCAGGAAAGGCCAGCAAGAACCAACACCCCCTCTTCTAAACCCTTCACATATGCACACTGGAGCCACAGCTGGGGTCCAGCCAATAGGATCCAGCCAGAGCAAGGATTTGGCCAGAACTGTGTGTCAGAGGTCACAGACTAGTGTGATGATGTACAACCCCATCACACACACCACTGTGCAGA gaaATGCAAATCCTGGTGCTGGGATCAGGAACTGTTCTGCACCACCTCAACAGTCCAGAATCCCCAACAATGGGAAACTAGGGAGACAAATCACACAGCCAAACACTCGGCTCTCTCCTACCAGTGTGCAGAGCCTTTACAAT
- the MAPK15 gene encoding mitogen-activated protein kinase 15 isoform X2 has translation MSPPEVEPLVCRKYEIKRRLGKGAYGIVWKAIDRKTGETVAVKKIFDAFRNRTDAQRTFREIMFLQKFGEHPNIIKLLDVIQAENDKDIYLIFESMETDLHAVIKKGNLLKDIHKCYIVYQLLRATKFIHSGNVIHRDQKPSNILLDAQCCVKLCDFGLARSLCQLSEDQPTPALTEYVATRWYRAPEILLASRNYTKGVDMWSIGCILGEMLLGKPLFPGTSTMNQIEQILRVIPAPSPEDILALQSEYKASVINHMSSRQRVAFEEIFPSSTPLPALDLLKKLLVFNPDKRLTAEEALRHPYVNRFHCPSREPSLDFDVILPLGDDVQLSVAEYRNKLYEMILEKKSKSLPKEQGQRENIQLSQSESSTLLSGFSSVAVPTRKGQQEPTPPLLNPSHMHTGATAGVQPIGSSQSKDLARTVCQRSQTSVMMYNPITHTTVQRNANPGAGIRNCSAPPQQSRIPNNGKLGRQITQPNTRLSPTSVQSLYNLAVCCLVTAGTCRSDGRKLMTEEEYGRRNHRFIESQTHRLLGLEGT, from the exons ATGAGCCCGCCCGAGGTGGAGCCGCTCGTGTGCCGCAAATACGAGATCAAGAGGCGCCTGGGCAAGGGG GCCTATGGCATTGTCTGGAAAGCAATTGACCGCAAGACAGGAGAAACAGTTGCTGTTAAAAAGATTTTTGAtgctttcagaaacagaacagaCGCTCAG AGAACATTTCGAGAGATTATGTTCCTGCAG AAATTTGGAGAACATCCAAATATCATCAAGCTGCTCGATGTTATCCAAGCAGAGAATGACAAGGACATCTACCTCATCTTCGAGTCCATGG AGACAGATTTACATGCTGTGATTAAGAAGGGGAATTTGCTGAAAGACATCCACAAGTGTTACATTGTCTACCAGCTCCTGAGGGCAACTAAATTCATCCACTCAGGGAATGTTATTCACAGGGATCAGAAG CCTTCCAATATCCTGCTGGATGCACAGTGCTGTGTGAAGCTGTGTGACTTCGGCCTGGCCCGTTCCCTGTGCCAGCTGAGTGAGGACCAGCCCACCCCTGCACTGACCGAGTATGTGGCCACACGCTGGTACCGAGCCCCCGAGATCTTACTGGCCTCTCGCAA TTACACTAAGGGTGTAGACATGTGGAGCATTGGCTGTATTCTTGGCGAGATGCTGCTTGGAAAGCCTCTTTTTCCTGGGACATCAACAATGAATCAAATAGAGCAGATCCTGAGGGTCATCCCTGCTCCGTCCCCAGAAG ATATTTTGGCTCTGCAGTCAGAGTACAAGGCCTCAGTTATTAACCACATGAGTTCCCG GCAGCGAGTAGCATTTGAGGAGATTTTCCCATCCTCTACTCCATTGCCTGCCTTGGATCTGCTGAAGAAACTTCTGGTATTTAACCCTGACAAACGGCTCACAGCAGAGGAGGCTCTGCGGCATCCTTATGTGAACAG ATTCCACTGTCCTTCTAGGGAGCCCTCTTTGGATTTTGATGTGATCCTTCCTTTGGGTGATGATGTCCAGCTGTCTGTGGCAGAATATCGAAATAAATTATATGAG aTGATCCTTGAAAAGAAGTCAAAGAGCCTTCCAAAGGAGCAAGGGCAGAGAGAAAACATTCAGCTGAGCCAGTCTGAATCCAGCACACTTCTCTCAGGTTTCAGCTCAGTGGCTGTACCTACCAGGAAAGGCCAGCAAGAACCAACACCCCCTCTTCTAAACCCTTCACATATGCACACTGGAGCCACAGCTGGGGTCCAGCCAATAGGATCCAGCCAGAGCAAGGATTTGGCCAGAACTGTGTGTCAGAGGTCACAGACTAGTGTGATGATGTACAACCCCATCACACACACCACTGTGCAGA gaaATGCAAATCCTGGTGCTGGGATCAGGAACTGTTCTGCACCACCTCAACAGTCCAGAATCCCCAACAATGGGAAACTAGGGAGACAAATCACACAGCCAAACACTCGGCTCTCTCCTACCAGTGTGCAGAGCCTTTACAAT ctGGCTGTCTGCTGCCTGGTGACTGCTGGCACCTGCAGAAGTGATGGGAGGAAGCTTATGACAGAGGAAGAGTACGGAAGGAGGAACCacagattcatagaatcacagactcacagactgcttgggttggaagggacctaa
- the MAPK15 gene encoding mitogen-activated protein kinase 15 isoform X1 gives MSPPEVEPLVCRKYEIKRRLGKGAYGIVWKAIDRKTGETVAVKKIFDAFRNRTDAQRTFREIMFLQKFGEHPNIIKLLDVIQAENDKDIYLIFESMETDLHAVIKKGNLLKDIHKCYIVYQLLRATKFIHSGNVIHRDQKPSNILLDAQCCVKLCDFGLARSLCQLSEDQPTPALTEYVATRWYRAPEILLASRNYTKGVDMWSIGCILGEMLLGKPLFPGTSTMNQIEQILRVIPAPSPEDILALQSEYKASVINHMSSRQRVAFEEIFPSSTPLPALDLLKKLLVFNPDKRLTAEEALRHPYVNRFHCPSREPSLDFDVILPLGDDVQLSVAEYRNKLYEMILEKKSKSLPKEQGQRENIQLSQSESSTLLSGFSSVAVPTRKGQQEPTPPLLNPSHMHTGATAGVQPIGSSQSKDLARTVCQRSQTSVMMYNPITHTTVQRNANPGAGIRNCSAPPQQSRIPNNGKLGRQITQPNTRLSPTSVQSLYNNPRNSQCNSKDVRPLVKPSKKMFQITANVGAAGDPRASMGSYSQAYGTISKSALQSLPIAKASENPEQ, from the exons ATGAGCCCGCCCGAGGTGGAGCCGCTCGTGTGCCGCAAATACGAGATCAAGAGGCGCCTGGGCAAGGGG GCCTATGGCATTGTCTGGAAAGCAATTGACCGCAAGACAGGAGAAACAGTTGCTGTTAAAAAGATTTTTGAtgctttcagaaacagaacagaCGCTCAG AGAACATTTCGAGAGATTATGTTCCTGCAG AAATTTGGAGAACATCCAAATATCATCAAGCTGCTCGATGTTATCCAAGCAGAGAATGACAAGGACATCTACCTCATCTTCGAGTCCATGG AGACAGATTTACATGCTGTGATTAAGAAGGGGAATTTGCTGAAAGACATCCACAAGTGTTACATTGTCTACCAGCTCCTGAGGGCAACTAAATTCATCCACTCAGGGAATGTTATTCACAGGGATCAGAAG CCTTCCAATATCCTGCTGGATGCACAGTGCTGTGTGAAGCTGTGTGACTTCGGCCTGGCCCGTTCCCTGTGCCAGCTGAGTGAGGACCAGCCCACCCCTGCACTGACCGAGTATGTGGCCACACGCTGGTACCGAGCCCCCGAGATCTTACTGGCCTCTCGCAA TTACACTAAGGGTGTAGACATGTGGAGCATTGGCTGTATTCTTGGCGAGATGCTGCTTGGAAAGCCTCTTTTTCCTGGGACATCAACAATGAATCAAATAGAGCAGATCCTGAGGGTCATCCCTGCTCCGTCCCCAGAAG ATATTTTGGCTCTGCAGTCAGAGTACAAGGCCTCAGTTATTAACCACATGAGTTCCCG GCAGCGAGTAGCATTTGAGGAGATTTTCCCATCCTCTACTCCATTGCCTGCCTTGGATCTGCTGAAGAAACTTCTGGTATTTAACCCTGACAAACGGCTCACAGCAGAGGAGGCTCTGCGGCATCCTTATGTGAACAG ATTCCACTGTCCTTCTAGGGAGCCCTCTTTGGATTTTGATGTGATCCTTCCTTTGGGTGATGATGTCCAGCTGTCTGTGGCAGAATATCGAAATAAATTATATGAG aTGATCCTTGAAAAGAAGTCAAAGAGCCTTCCAAAGGAGCAAGGGCAGAGAGAAAACATTCAGCTGAGCCAGTCTGAATCCAGCACACTTCTCTCAGGTTTCAGCTCAGTGGCTGTACCTACCAGGAAAGGCCAGCAAGAACCAACACCCCCTCTTCTAAACCCTTCACATATGCACACTGGAGCCACAGCTGGGGTCCAGCCAATAGGATCCAGCCAGAGCAAGGATTTGGCCAGAACTGTGTGTCAGAGGTCACAGACTAGTGTGATGATGTACAACCCCATCACACACACCACTGTGCAGA gaaATGCAAATCCTGGTGCTGGGATCAGGAACTGTTCTGCACCACCTCAACAGTCCAGAATCCCCAACAATGGGAAACTAGGGAGACAAATCACACAGCCAAACACTCGGCTCTCTCCTACCAGTGTGCAGAGCCTTTACAAT aatcccagaaacTCTCAGTGTAACAGCAAAGATGTTCGTCCCCTTGTAAAGCCCAGTAAAAAGATGTTTCAGATCACTGCAAAcgtgggagctgcaggtgatCCAAGGGCATCAATGGGCAGCTACTCCCAGGCCTACGGAACCATCAGTAAATCTGCACTGCAGAGTCTTCCAATAGCAAAGGCCTCTGAAAACCCTGAGCAGTGA